One window of Anas platyrhynchos isolate ZD024472 breed Pekin duck chromosome 11, IASCAAS_PekinDuck_T2T, whole genome shotgun sequence genomic DNA carries:
- the BCL2L10 gene encoding bcl-2-like protein 10 isoform X2: MPGSLKEETALLLQDYFQHRGGGTALPPSATAATLRRAAAELERRERPFFRSCAPLARAEPREAAALLRRVAAQLEADGGLNWGRLLALVVFAGTLAAALAERGCGDGPHRLAEALAAYLAEERGEWLREHGGWVSPEQHPLGPSKRICNQRHALTEMGQASGSCL; the protein is encoded by the exons atgccgGGCTCGCTGAAGGAGGAGacggcgctgctgctgcaggattACTTCCAGCACCGCGGCGGCGGCACCGCGCTGCCGCCCAGCGCCACGGCGGCCACGctgcggcgggcggcggccgaGCTGGAGCGGCGCGAGCGGCCCTTCTTCCGCTCCTGCGCGCCGCTCGCCCGGGCCGAGccgcgggaggcggcggcgctgcTGCGGCGGGTGGCGGCGCAGCTGGAGGCCGACGGCGGCCTCAACTGGGGCCGGCTGCTGGCGCTCGTGGTGTTCGCCGGCACGCTGGCGGCCGCGCTGGCCgagcggggctgcggggacggCCCGCACCGCCTGGCCGAGGCGCTGGCCGCCTACCTGGCCGAGGAGCGCGGCGAGTGGCTGCGGGAGCACGGCGGATGg GTCAGCCCTGAGCAGCATCCACTTGGCCCTTCCAAGAGAATATGTAATCAGAGGCATGCATTGACCGAGATGGGACAAGCTTCAGGCTCCTGTCTTTAA
- the BCL2L10 gene encoding bcl-2-like protein 10 isoform X1: MPGSLKEETALLLQDYFQHRGGGTALPPSATAATLRRAAAELERRERPFFRSCAPLARAEPREAAALLRRVAAQLEADGGLNWGRLLALVVFAGTLAAALAERGCGDGPHRLAEALAAYLAEERGEWLREHGGWDGFCRFFGRHGSQPADQNSTISNAIMAAAGFGIAGLAFLLVVR, translated from the exons atgccgGGCTCGCTGAAGGAGGAGacggcgctgctgctgcaggattACTTCCAGCACCGCGGCGGCGGCACCGCGCTGCCGCCCAGCGCCACGGCGGCCACGctgcggcgggcggcggccgaGCTGGAGCGGCGCGAGCGGCCCTTCTTCCGCTCCTGCGCGCCGCTCGCCCGGGCCGAGccgcgggaggcggcggcgctgcTGCGGCGGGTGGCGGCGCAGCTGGAGGCCGACGGCGGCCTCAACTGGGGCCGGCTGCTGGCGCTCGTGGTGTTCGCCGGCACGCTGGCGGCCGCGCTGGCCgagcggggctgcggggacggCCCGCACCGCCTGGCCGAGGCGCTGGCCGCCTACCTGGCCGAGGAGCGCGGCGAGTGGCTGCGGGAGCACGGCGGATGg GATGGCTTCTGTCGCTTCTTCGGCAGGCATGGCTCTCAACCAGCTGACCAGAACAGTACCATAAGCAATGCTAtaatggcagcagcagggtttgGAATAGCAGGATTAGCTTTCCTCTTGGTGGTGCGATAG